From a region of the Flavobacterium sediminilitoris genome:
- a CDS encoding LytR/AlgR family response regulator transcription factor — translation MILSYLKKAYPLNNSLKRNLLIGTIVGLFIFGINIYSYDDEVMLHFRMSYTKMAAIFGFITFISVIVVLYILPQFVFSNKIKENWTVLKEIGLIIFLHIIIILSNFTFFMLIVKEDTILLTSSFIFWSIFSTFLLGFFPSMFILWIDYTLRLKKALLKVLTYNNQLEQNIKESTFLQEESIIRLQSNKLNDSIVLDVNDLIFIKSDGNYIEIFTSDNGKIVKTLYRYSLQLIEEQLKQYPFILRVHRSFIINIYKVNKASGNARNYQLYFKGIEENVPVSRTKFEIFINEFNSIMSSNHK, via the coding sequence ATGATACTTTCATATTTAAAAAAAGCTTACCCTCTAAACAACTCTTTAAAACGTAATCTTTTAATAGGAACTATAGTCGGACTCTTTATCTTTGGAATAAATATATACTCTTATGATGATGAAGTTATGTTGCATTTTAGAATGTCATATACAAAAATGGCAGCTATTTTTGGATTCATTACTTTTATTTCAGTCATAGTTGTTCTTTATATATTGCCTCAATTTGTATTCTCCAATAAAATTAAAGAGAATTGGACAGTCTTAAAAGAAATAGGATTAATTATCTTTCTACATATCATAATAATTCTTTCAAATTTTACTTTCTTTATGTTGATAGTAAAAGAAGATACCATTTTATTGACAAGTAGTTTTATTTTTTGGTCAATTTTTTCAACATTTTTACTCGGTTTTTTCCCTTCAATGTTTATTCTTTGGATTGATTATACTTTAAGACTAAAAAAAGCTTTGCTAAAAGTATTGACTTATAATAATCAATTAGAACAAAATATAAAAGAAAGCACTTTTCTTCAAGAAGAATCAATAATACGATTACAATCAAATAAACTGAATGATTCCATAGTCTTAGATGTAAATGATTTGATATTTATTAAGTCTGATGGAAACTATATTGAAATTTTCACATCAGATAATGGTAAAATAGTAAAAACATTATATAGGTATTCTTTACAATTAATAGAAGAGCAGTTAAAACAATATCCTTTTATACTAAGAGTGCATAGATCTTTTATTATAAATATTTATAAGGTTAATAAAGCTTCAGGAAATGCAAGAAATTATCAACTTTATTTTAAAGGAATTGAAGAAAATGTTCCAGTTTCTAGAACTAAATTTGAAATATTTATAAATGAATTTAATAGCATTATGTCATCTAATCACAAATAA
- a CDS encoding T9SS type A sorting domain-containing protein, producing MKKIILLLLFITGTLYAQPPINTPSNYVVCESGNSNFGLFDLTSKNAEILGSLNPNLYTVTYYEYSNDAQNGVNPIQNPNQFIANNVYDSITIRVHENANPSNFAITYLQLITNYGPTISQSPNMTVFEDPNDNVAIFDLTQQIPRLVGNQTNLNVTFYLSELDAIANTNELIGVTSYTNISNPQAIYARVENINTGCYEIADFELIVSLEGIVNIPDANLKAKLLAADENNSIASNVNPNNSTTWNIYTKIDTNEDGEIQFSEAAAIIHLNVSGSSPTNGGIQNLQGLESFYNLSYFNCGYNQLTTIDLSVLPNLKYFHSTNNDITSLGLTNCNTLEVLNCDYNQLANIDVSQCPNLTNLNVRNNELTSLNLDNNHQITSISAFNNNLTNFELQNKNFVRTLHIGFNQLTSLQLTNLPILYRVQAQNNDLSSVDFSTIAFQTEPNNLPAANLLDISVNNNVNLTFINLKNGFTNPEVDLSSGNLNNTLQFICMDEDDVVGYFFTTPNPVINTYCSFTPGGDYNTITGLVQFDDDNDGCDNSDSFVPYLGFEVNIDAVTTNSYVYSNTIGNYSLFTNQTGTYSLIPNFENPSIYTITPISAEVPFPVIDNSVVTQNFCVSANGVHPDLEIVIAPIVPARPGFEAVYKIVYKNKGNQTLSQLYGINFFYNHNLMNFVSTSIPTSTVGLGSLSWDYADLKPFESRSIYVTFNINSPTDPNPVNIDDVLQLTASIMPQSGDINTMDNLFQFNQTVVGSFDPNDISCIEGEIVSPTMIGEYLHYIINFENTGNYQAENIVVKIEVNPEDFDIKTLQLLNASHNLDVRIKDNIIELIFQAIYLDTGGHGNILLKIKTKDNLVTTDIVTNKAAIYFDYNAPIETNLANTTFETLSSAIVTMDSSIQIYPNPSNSIVNIKSNTTIESIEVYDINGRLIVVKMLDDQITTMNISDFETGIYILKIKSEKGEKVEKLIKD from the coding sequence ATGAAAAAAATAATACTCTTATTGCTTTTTATAACGGGAACGTTGTATGCACAACCACCTATTAATACACCTTCTAATTATGTAGTTTGTGAAAGTGGTAATTCAAATTTTGGATTATTTGATTTGACATCTAAGAATGCTGAAATATTAGGATCGCTCAATCCTAATCTTTATACTGTTACTTATTATGAGTATTCTAATGATGCTCAAAATGGAGTAAACCCAATACAAAATCCAAATCAATTTATAGCTAATAATGTATATGACTCAATTACGATTAGAGTTCATGAAAATGCAAACCCTTCTAATTTTGCTATAACGTATTTACAATTGATTACAAATTATGGACCAACAATATCTCAGTCGCCAAATATGACTGTTTTTGAAGATCCAAATGATAATGTAGCCATTTTTGATTTAACACAACAAATTCCTCGACTTGTAGGAAATCAAACAAATTTGAATGTTACATTTTATTTATCAGAATTAGATGCTATAGCTAATACTAATGAATTAATAGGAGTTACTTCTTATACTAATATTTCAAATCCTCAAGCAATATATGCTAGAGTAGAAAATATTAACACTGGTTGTTATGAAATTGCAGATTTTGAATTAATTGTAAGTCTTGAAGGAATAGTAAATATACCAGATGCTAATTTGAAAGCAAAATTATTAGCAGCAGATGAAAACAACTCGATTGCTTCAAATGTAAATCCAAATAATTCAACAACATGGAATATATATACAAAAATAGATACTAATGAAGATGGTGAAATTCAATTTTCAGAAGCAGCAGCAATTATACATTTAAATGTTTCAGGAAGCTCACCAACAAATGGAGGAATACAAAATTTGCAAGGATTAGAATCATTCTATAATCTAAGTTATTTTAATTGTGGTTATAATCAATTAACAACTATAGATTTGAGTGTTTTGCCCAATTTAAAATATTTTCATAGTACTAATAATGATATCACAAGTTTAGGTTTGACAAACTGTAATACTCTGGAAGTTTTAAATTGTGATTATAATCAATTAGCAAATATAGATGTAAGTCAATGTCCAAATTTGACCAATTTAAATGTTCGTAATAATGAATTAACAAGTCTAAATCTAGACAATAATCATCAAATAACAAGTATTTCTGCTTTCAATAATAACTTAACAAACTTTGAATTGCAAAATAAAAACTTTGTAAGAACATTACATATTGGGTTTAATCAGTTAACTAGTTTGCAATTGACAAATCTACCAATACTATATAGAGTTCAAGCTCAAAATAATGATTTGTCGAGTGTTGATTTTTCAACAATAGCATTTCAAACAGAACCAAATAATTTACCAGCAGCAAACCTTTTGGATATATCGGTAAATAACAATGTCAATTTAACGTTTATAAATCTTAAAAACGGGTTTACTAACCCAGAAGTAGATTTATCATCAGGAAATCTAAACAATACATTACAATTTATATGTATGGATGAAGATGATGTTGTAGGCTATTTTTTTACAACTCCAAATCCAGTAATAAACACATATTGTTCTTTCACACCAGGAGGAGACTACAACACAATTACAGGATTAGTACAATTTGATGATGATAATGATGGTTGTGATAATTCAGACAGTTTTGTACCTTATTTAGGATTTGAAGTAAACATAGATGCAGTAACAACAAATTCATATGTATATTCAAACACTATAGGGAATTATAGCTTATTTACAAATCAAACAGGAACCTATTCATTAATTCCAAATTTTGAAAACCCAAGTATCTATACTATTACACCTATTTCAGCAGAAGTTCCTTTTCCTGTAATAGATAATAGTGTTGTTACCCAAAATTTTTGTGTCTCAGCTAATGGAGTACATCCCGATTTAGAAATTGTTATTGCTCCAATTGTTCCAGCACGACCAGGCTTTGAAGCAGTTTACAAAATAGTTTACAAGAACAAAGGAAATCAAACATTATCACAGTTATATGGAATTAATTTCTTTTATAATCACAATTTAATGAACTTTGTTTCTACTTCAATTCCAACATCTACTGTAGGATTAGGCTCTTTATCTTGGGATTATGCCGATTTAAAACCTTTTGAAAGTAGAAGTATCTATGTAACTTTTAACATCAATTCGCCTACAGATCCTAATCCAGTAAATATTGATGATGTACTACAATTAACTGCTTCAATTATGCCACAAAGTGGTGATATAAACACAATGGATAATCTTTTTCAGTTTAACCAAACAGTAGTGGGTTCATTTGATCCAAATGACATTAGCTGTATAGAAGGAGAAATAGTATCACCAACTATGATAGGCGAATATTTACATTATATAATAAATTTTGAAAACACAGGAAACTATCAAGCAGAAAACATAGTTGTAAAAATTGAAGTTAATCCAGAAGATTTCGATATTAAAACATTACAATTATTAAATGCTTCCCATAATCTAGATGTAAGAATAAAAGATAACATTATAGAATTAATCTTTCAGGCTATTTATTTAGATACAGGTGGACATGGAAATATCTTATTGAAGATAAAAACAAAAGATAATTTAGTAACAACAGACATAGTAACAAACAAAGCGGCTATTTATTTTGATTATAATGCGCCTATTGAAACCAATTTAGCAAATACGACTTTTGAAACACTAAGTAGCGCTATTGTTACAATGGACAGTTCTATTCAAATATATCCAAATCCATCAAACAGTATCGTAAATATTAAAAGTAACACAACTATAGAATCAATAGAAGTTTACGATATAAATGGAAGATTAATTGTTGTGAAAATGTTGGATGATCAAATCACAACAATGAATATCTCAGATTTTGAAACAGGAATTTACATCTTGAAAATTAAATCTGAAAAAGGAGAAAAAGTTGAAAAATTAATAAAGGATTAG
- a CDS encoding LytR/AlgR family response regulator transcription factor — MITAVLVDDDKNLRDGMKGLLVRFAPNIKIIGEADSVETGIETISKLKPQVVFLDIQLNDGTGFDILEQLALKNGTIKSNIVFITAHEQYAIKAFRFSALDFLLKPVDPDDLQKVILKIEAVLEKNNNYDHIDLLLENIRRKVDNFKRIALSTSDGIHLFEINDIIRCESEDNYTRFHIKNTKSVLISKTLKEYEELLTEHGFERIHQSHLINLAYLKSYIKKDGGYVVMADNSNLPISQRKKERLQEILKTI, encoded by the coding sequence ATGATAACAGCAGTACTTGTAGACGACGATAAGAACTTAAGAGATGGAATGAAAGGTTTATTAGTTCGTTTTGCACCAAATATAAAAATAATTGGAGAAGCAGACAGCGTTGAAACAGGCATAGAAACTATAAGTAAATTAAAACCTCAAGTTGTTTTTTTAGATATTCAATTAAATGATGGAACAGGCTTTGATATTTTGGAGCAATTGGCTTTAAAAAACGGAACAATTAAATCAAATATTGTTTTTATTACAGCCCATGAACAATATGCTATAAAAGCTTTTCGATTTAGTGCTTTAGACTTCTTATTAAAACCAGTAGATCCAGATGATTTGCAAAAAGTGATTTTAAAAATTGAAGCTGTTCTTGAAAAAAACAATAATTACGATCATATAGATTTACTATTGGAAAATATCCGTAGAAAAGTAGATAATTTCAAAAGAATTGCGCTTTCAACTTCAGATGGGATTCATCTTTTTGAAATTAATGATATTATTCGATGTGAAAGCGAAGATAATTATACCCGATTTCATATAAAAAACACAAAATCTGTATTGATTTCTAAGACTTTAAAAGAATATGAAGAATTATTAACAGAACATGGATTTGAAAGAATACACCAATCACATTTAATTAATTTGGCATATTTAAAATCATATATTAAGAAAGATGGAGGCTATGTAGTCATGGCAGATAATAGCAATTTACCCATTTCGCAGCGTAAAAAAGAACGATTGCAAGAAATTTTAAAAACAATCTAA
- a CDS encoding tetratricopeptide repeat-containing sensor histidine kinase, which yields MKKKIIVSLFLLVSIVIQAQDKVMDSLQNSLKNTKNDIDRTKLLNAISDRFKYSDPEEMVNYANKAIQLAQKIKFRTEEGNALLNIGNSNIIQGNYAEAIRFFVQAKEIFEEENQSDTNQREIQFGLAKAYGSLGIVFSEQSNYAKALQYYLKSVKIYETLKDEIHQGKLYNNIGVVYKSQHSDFKALEYFVKANKIQEKYGDINSGITLTNIANIYLNQKDFDSALEYYDLAKVSLDKNPNPRALGEWYNNIGLYYKDKKYFDKAIESWRNAIVIFQSIDDKFGLADTYIFLSQFFLEENDLDKALFNANEALKLANEIKVLEQQAISQKMLSEIYQKKNNPNLALTHFQKYSAVKDSLTNEESIRKSIESSMNYEFEKRELIQKEENEKRELLLKEEAKQFKMKLLYIGLIVLLLIGIGFLIYNRMQLKKTLTLQKELAEYEQKALHLQMNPHFVFNCLGSISSFIVQNGTDSAIKYLSKFSKLMRLTLEYSKESLIPIDKEIESLQNYLELEQLRFNHKFNFSINKSEDIEDDVALPPLLIQPFIENAILHGVIPKREMGTIDIAFLLENESLICTILDDGIGINKSKLNKENLVLAHKSMALDIIKKRLEMITSSTNKKAIMTIEEIVDNQEIKGTKVVLNLPIQYINRG from the coding sequence ATGAAGAAAAAAATAATAGTATCTCTTTTTTTGTTAGTTTCAATTGTTATTCAAGCACAAGATAAAGTGATGGATAGCTTACAGAATAGTCTAAAAAACACGAAAAATGATATTGATAGGACTAAATTATTAAATGCAATTTCTGATCGATTTAAATATTCTGATCCTGAGGAGATGGTTAATTATGCAAATAAAGCCATACAATTAGCTCAAAAAATAAAATTTAGAACAGAAGAAGGTAACGCATTATTAAATATTGGAAATTCTAATATTATACAAGGAAATTATGCAGAAGCCATCCGTTTTTTTGTCCAAGCAAAAGAAATTTTTGAAGAAGAAAATCAATCAGATACAAATCAAAGAGAAATACAATTTGGTTTAGCAAAAGCTTACGGTAGCTTAGGAATTGTTTTTTCTGAACAAAGTAATTATGCAAAAGCACTTCAATATTATTTAAAATCAGTAAAAATCTATGAAACCTTGAAAGATGAAATTCATCAAGGAAAATTATATAATAATATTGGTGTAGTATATAAATCACAACATTCAGATTTTAAAGCATTAGAATATTTTGTTAAGGCAAATAAAATTCAAGAAAAATATGGAGATATAAATTCAGGAATTACATTAACTAATATTGCAAATATTTATCTAAATCAGAAAGATTTTGACAGCGCATTAGAGTACTATGATTTAGCAAAAGTCAGTTTAGATAAAAATCCTAATCCTAGAGCTTTAGGAGAATGGTATAATAATATAGGATTGTACTATAAAGACAAAAAATATTTTGATAAGGCAATAGAGTCTTGGAGAAATGCTATTGTTATTTTCCAAAGTATAGATGATAAATTTGGTTTGGCGGATACTTATATTTTTTTAAGTCAATTTTTTCTAGAAGAAAACGATTTAGACAAAGCATTATTTAATGCTAATGAAGCTCTTAAGTTAGCGAATGAAATTAAAGTTTTAGAACAACAAGCTATTTCACAAAAGATGTTGAGTGAGATTTATCAAAAGAAAAACAACCCTAATCTAGCATTAACTCATTTTCAAAAGTATAGTGCTGTTAAGGACAGTTTAACTAATGAAGAAAGTATTAGAAAATCTATTGAATCATCAATGAATTATGAGTTTGAAAAACGAGAACTTATTCAAAAAGAAGAAAATGAGAAAAGGGAATTATTGCTAAAAGAAGAAGCGAAGCAATTTAAAATGAAATTGCTTTACATTGGACTAATTGTTTTATTATTGATAGGTATAGGATTTCTTATTTATAATAGAATGCAACTCAAAAAAACACTAACACTTCAAAAAGAATTAGCCGAGTACGAACAAAAAGCACTGCATTTACAAATGAATCCTCATTTTGTATTCAATTGTTTAGGTTCAATTTCAAGTTTTATAGTACAAAACGGAACAGATTCGGCAATAAAGTACTTGTCAAAATTTTCAAAATTAATGAGATTAACTCTTGAATATTCAAAAGAATCATTAATTCCTATTGATAAAGAAATTGAAAGTTTACAAAATTATTTAGAGTTAGAACAACTAAGATTTAATCACAAATTTAATTTTAGTATTAATAAAAGTGAAGACATTGAAGATGATGTAGCACTTCCTCCTTTATTAATTCAGCCATTTATTGAAAATGCTATTCTACACGGTGTAATTCCAAAAAGAGAAATGGGAACAATTGATATTGCATTTCTATTAGAAAATGAATCCTTGATTTGCACGATTTTAGATGACGGAATTGGAATTAATAAATCAAAATTAAATAAAGAAAATTTAGTTTTAGCTCACAAATCAATGGCATTAGATATTATTAAAAAGCGATTGGAAATGATAACATCATCTACAAATAAAAAAGCAATAATGACAATTGAAGAAATAGTAGATAATCAAGAAATAAAAGGAACTAAAGTAGTTTTAAATTTACCAATACAATATATCAATAGAGGTTAA
- the eno gene encoding phosphopyruvate hydratase, with the protein MSMIIKVHARQILDSRGNPTIEVDVITDNGILGRAAVPSGASTGEHEAVELRDGGKAYMGKGVLKAVENVNIKIASEIVGMSVFEQNAIDKAMIDLDGTSNKSSLGANAILGVSLAVAKAAANELGLPLYRYVGGVSGNTLPVPMMNIINGGSHSDAPIAFQEFMIMPVKAKSFTHAMQMGTEIFHNLKKVLHDRNLSTAVGDEGGFAPNLPGGTEDALDSIKLAVENAGYTFGDDIMIALDCAAAEFYVDGKYDYSKFEGATGKVRTSAEQVDYLAELVAKYPIISIEDGMDENDWEGWKLLTEKIGNKVQLVGDDLFVTNVQRLSRGINEGIANSILIKVNQIGTLTETIAAVNMAHNAGYTSVMSHRSGETEDNTIADLAVALNCGQIKTGSASRSDRMAKYNQLLRIEEELADVAYFPGLKAFKVK; encoded by the coding sequence ATGAGCATGATTATAAAAGTTCACGCGAGACAAATATTAGATTCACGTGGAAACCCAACAATTGAAGTTGATGTAATTACTGATAATGGAATATTAGGTAGAGCTGCTGTACCAAGTGGCGCTTCAACTGGTGAGCATGAAGCGGTTGAATTGCGAGATGGAGGCAAAGCTTATATGGGGAAAGGAGTTTTAAAAGCAGTAGAAAATGTAAATATTAAAATTGCTTCTGAAATTGTTGGGATGTCTGTTTTTGAACAAAATGCAATTGATAAAGCCATGATTGATTTAGATGGAACATCAAATAAATCTAGTCTGGGAGCTAATGCAATTTTAGGTGTTTCTTTAGCTGTTGCAAAAGCTGCTGCAAATGAATTAGGATTGCCTTTATATAGATATGTAGGAGGAGTTTCTGGGAACACATTACCAGTTCCAATGATGAATATTATTAATGGAGGTTCACATTCTGATGCTCCTATTGCATTTCAAGAATTTATGATTATGCCAGTTAAAGCAAAGTCATTTACTCATGCTATGCAAATGGGGACAGAAATTTTTCATAATCTGAAGAAAGTTTTGCATGATAGGAATCTTTCTACTGCTGTTGGTGATGAAGGTGGTTTTGCTCCAAATTTGCCAGGAGGAACAGAAGATGCTTTAGATTCAATAAAATTAGCAGTTGAAAATGCAGGATATACTTTTGGTGATGATATTATGATTGCTCTTGATTGTGCTGCCGCAGAATTTTATGTAGATGGGAAATATGATTATTCAAAATTTGAAGGTGCTACTGGGAAAGTAAGAACATCCGCAGAACAAGTTGACTATTTAGCAGAACTAGTTGCTAAATATCCAATTATTTCTATTGAAGATGGAATGGATGAAAACGATTGGGAAGGATGGAAATTGTTAACTGAAAAAATTGGAAATAAAGTACAATTAGTAGGAGATGATTTATTTGTAACTAATGTACAAAGACTTTCTAGAGGAATTAATGAAGGAATTGCAAATTCCATTTTAATTAAAGTAAATCAAATAGGAACTTTAACTGAGACAATTGCGGCTGTTAATATGGCTCACAATGCAGGATATACATCTGTAATGAGTCATCGTTCAGGAGAAACAGAAGACAATACTATTGCTGACTTAGCAGTGGCCTTAAACTGTGGACAAATAAAAACAGGTTCGGCTTCACGTTCTGATCGTATGGCAAAATACAATCAGTTATTACGTATAGAAGAAGAATTAGCAGATGTAGCTTATTTCCCAGGATTAAAAGCTTTTAAAGTGAAATAA
- the carA gene encoding glutamine-hydrolyzing carbamoyl-phosphate synthase small subunit, producing the protein MKYINRTQAVLLLKDGTIFYGKSIGIEGTTFGEVAFNTGTTGYQEIFTDPSYFGQIMVTTNAHIGNYGVNDEEVESNGVKISGLVCKNFSFNYSRDKGTESLFDYFQKQNLIVISDVDTRALVSYIRDNGAMNAIISTDNTPIEELKKRLVDVPDMHGLELASKVSTKDPYFFGNENAKYKVSALDLGIKTNILRNLAKRDCYIKVFPFDATFSDLESFNPDGYFLSNGPGDPEPLESAQQVAREILAKNKPLFGICLGHQVIALANGINTYKMFNGHRGINHPVKNLITGKGEITSQNHGFAVVKEDLEKHPDFELTHEHLNDGTVAGMRMKNKNCFSVQYHPEASPGPHDSSYLFDQFIENIESSLN; encoded by the coding sequence ATGAAATATATTAATCGTACTCAAGCGGTATTATTATTAAAGGATGGAACCATATTCTATGGTAAATCAATTGGTATAGAAGGGACAACTTTTGGAGAAGTTGCTTTTAATACAGGAACAACAGGTTATCAAGAAATTTTTACAGACCCTTCTTACTTTGGCCAAATAATGGTTACTACAAATGCTCACATTGGTAATTATGGAGTAAATGATGAAGAAGTAGAATCCAATGGGGTTAAAATTTCTGGATTAGTTTGTAAAAATTTTAGTTTCAACTATTCTAGAGATAAAGGAACAGAAAGCTTATTCGATTATTTTCAAAAACAAAACTTAATCGTTATTTCTGATGTAGATACTAGAGCTTTAGTAAGTTATATTCGTGATAACGGCGCTATGAATGCTATAATTTCTACTGATAATACACCTATTGAAGAATTAAAAAAGAGATTAGTTGATGTGCCAGATATGCATGGTTTAGAGCTAGCCTCAAAGGTGTCTACTAAAGATCCTTATTTTTTTGGTAATGAAAACGCTAAATATAAAGTATCAGCTTTAGATTTAGGGATTAAAACTAATATACTTCGAAATTTAGCTAAAAGAGACTGTTACATCAAAGTATTTCCTTTTGATGCAACATTTAGCGATTTAGAATCTTTTAACCCTGATGGTTATTTTTTATCTAATGGACCTGGAGATCCAGAACCATTAGAAAGTGCACAACAAGTTGCTCGTGAAATTCTAGCTAAAAACAAACCTCTTTTCGGAATTTGTTTAGGTCATCAGGTAATTGCTTTAGCAAATGGAATTAATACCTATAAAATGTTTAATGGACATAGAGGAATTAATCATCCTGTAAAAAACTTAATCACTGGTAAAGGTGAAATTACATCGCAAAATCATGGTTTTGCGGTAGTTAAAGAAGATTTAGAGAAACATCCAGATTTTGAATTGACTCATGAACATTTAAATGATGGAACTGTTGCAGGAATGAGAATGAAAAATAAAAATTGTTTTTCAGTACAATATCATCCAGAAGCAAGTCCTGGACCGCATGATTCTTCTTATTTATTTGACCAATTTATCGAAAATATTGAATCTTCACTTAACTAA
- the rplQ gene encoding 50S ribosomal protein L17: protein MRHGKKFNHLSRQTGHRKAMLANMACSLIEHKRINTTVAKAKALKQFVEPLVTKSKEDTTHNRRIVFSYLRSKYAVTELFRDVAAKVGDRPGGYTRIIKLGNRLGDNADMAMIELVDYNDLYTAGKKEAKKTTRRSRAKKVEGSTETAAAETSENTEATE, encoded by the coding sequence ATGAGACACGGAAAAAAATTCAATCACTTAAGTAGACAAACAGGACATAGAAAAGCTATGTTAGCTAATATGGCTTGTTCCTTAATAGAGCATAAACGTATTAACACTACTGTTGCTAAAGCTAAAGCTTTAAAACAATTTGTTGAGCCGTTAGTAACAAAATCAAAAGAAGATACTACTCACAATAGACGTATCGTTTTCTCTTATTTAAGAAGTAAGTATGCCGTTACTGAACTTTTCAGAGACGTAGCAGCTAAAGTTGGTGACCGTCCAGGAGGATACACTCGTATCATCAAGTTAGGTAACCGTTTAGGAGATAACGCTGATATGGCAATGATTGAGTTAGTTGACTACAATGACTTGTACACAGCGGGTAAAAAAGAAGCTAAGAAAACTACTCGTCGTAGTAGAGCAAAAAAAGTTGAAGGATCTACTGAAACTGCAGCTGCTGAAACTTCTGAAAATACTGAAGCTACAGAATAA
- a CDS encoding DNA-directed RNA polymerase subunit alpha, with amino-acid sequence MALFNFQKPDKVIMIDSTDFEGKFEFRPLEPGYGLTVGNALRRVLLSSLEGYAITSVRIEGVEHEFSTISGVVEDVTEIILNLKQVRFKRQIEDVDNESVSISISGKEQITAGDFQKFISGFQVLNPDLVICNLESKTTINMELSIEKGRGYVPAEENKKANAPIGTIFTDSIYTPVKNVKYAIENFRVEQKTDYEKLVFEIITDGSIHPKDALTEAAKTLIHHFMLFSDERITLEADEIAQTESYDEESLHMRQLLKTKLVDMDLSVRALNCLKAAEVDTLGDLVSFNKNDLMKFRNFGKKSLTELDELVAAKGLNFGMDLSKYKLDKE; translated from the coding sequence ATGGCATTATTTAATTTTCAAAAGCCCGATAAAGTTATCATGATCGATTCAACCGATTTTGAAGGTAAATTTGAATTTAGACCTTTAGAACCTGGTTACGGATTGACAGTTGGTAATGCATTAAGAAGAGTTTTACTTTCTTCTCTAGAAGGATACGCTATTACGTCTGTAAGAATAGAAGGTGTAGAACATGAGTTCTCAACTATTTCTGGTGTAGTAGAAGATGTTACAGAGATTATCTTAAATTTAAAGCAAGTTCGTTTTAAAAGACAAATTGAAGACGTAGATAATGAGTCTGTTTCAATTTCTATTTCTGGAAAAGAGCAAATTACAGCAGGTGATTTTCAAAAATTCATCTCAGGTTTTCAGGTGTTAAACCCTGATTTAGTAATTTGTAACTTAGAAAGCAAAACAACTATCAATATGGAACTTTCTATCGAAAAAGGTAGAGGATATGTTCCTGCTGAAGAAAACAAAAAAGCTAACGCACCTATTGGTACTATCTTTACAGATTCTATTTATACTCCTGTAAAAAATGTTAAGTATGCAATAGAAAACTTCCGTGTTGAGCAAAAAACTGATTATGAAAAATTAGTTTTTGAAATCATTACAGACGGTTCTATTCATCCAAAAGATGCATTAACTGAAGCAGCTAAAACGTTGATTCACCATTTTATGTTATTTTCAGATGAGAGAATTACACTTGAGGCTGATGAAATTGCTCAAACTGAATCTTATGATGAAGAATCTTTACACATGAGACAGTTGTTAAAAACTAAACTTGTGGATATGGATTTATCTGTTAGAGCATTAAATTGTTTAAAAGCGGCTGAAGTAGATACATTAGGGGACTTAGTTTCTTTCAATAAAAATGACTTAATGAAATTCCGTAACTTCGGTAAAAAATCTTTAACAGAGCTTGATGAATTAGTAGCTGCTAAAGGTCTTAACTTCGGTATGGATTTAAGTAAATATAAATTAGATAAAGAATAA